One Deinococcus grandis DNA window includes the following coding sequences:
- the tsaB gene encoding tRNA (adenosine(37)-N6)-threonylcarbamoyltransferase complex dimerization subunit type 1 TsaB, whose protein sequence is MTEHAAPASLKPDVTLALDTATPWLTLALAWPGGSLGVSREVGRAHAELLPGAVQALFAEAGLPLRADAVVIGTGPGSYTGVRVGASYALGLGRVWGAPVLGVSTLEALVGGDGVQGVSLDARKGNVYAARYDVQGGVVRATLLPPTRLPLEEFQAGLDGATHRADTAPDGLALLRAGLDHGAQDWTLAYL, encoded by the coding sequence ATGACTGAGCACGCTGCCCCTGCCTCCCTGAAGCCGGACGTGACCCTGGCGCTGGACACGGCAACGCCGTGGCTGACGCTGGCGCTGGCGTGGCCGGGCGGGTCGCTGGGGGTGTCGCGTGAGGTGGGCCGCGCGCACGCGGAGCTGCTGCCGGGCGCTGTTCAGGCGCTGTTCGCGGAGGCGGGGCTACCCCTGCGGGCGGACGCGGTCGTGATCGGCACGGGGCCCGGGTCGTACACGGGCGTGCGGGTGGGCGCGAGTTACGCGCTGGGGCTGGGGCGGGTGTGGGGCGCGCCGGTGCTGGGGGTCAGCACGCTGGAGGCGCTGGTGGGCGGGGACGGTGTGCAGGGCGTGTCGCTGGATGCCCGCAAGGGCAACGTGTACGCCGCGCGGTACGACGTGCAGGGCGGCGTGGTTCGCGCGACACTTCTGCCGCCCACGCGCCTGCCGCTGGAGGAGTTCCAAGCGGGGCTGGACGGCGCGACGCACCGGGCGGACACCGCGCCGGACGGCCTCGCGCTGCTGCGGGCGGGCCTGGATCACGGCGCGCAGGACTGGACGCTGGCGTACCTGTAA
- a CDS encoding extracellular catalytic domain type 1 short-chain-length polyhydroxyalkanoate depolymerase, with protein MNRAALLSLPLLLAACAQAPSSPLSSPLHAQATGSTTTGSATGAGVTRNYTLYTPAAGAGAARPLMVMLHGCTQSPADFAAGTRMNDLADTQGFLVVYPEQPATANQNKCWNWFDPAHQARGQGEPAAIKAVVDAVKGKVNVDAARVYVAGLSAGAAMSVIMGATYPDVFSGIGVASGLEFKAATSSSAAFTAMNSGGPNPDAQGTAAYAAMGTFKRTVPTIVFHGSSDYTVYPVNGDQVAAQWVQTNDLADDGQDNGSRSTAQVTTRSGTVSGGRAYSVKTFAGGVVEQWSVTGMGHAWSGGSTAGSYTDPKGPDASAELWRFFSAGSGGGGGTTPDTTAPVVSVSPAPGTYVGPLTVTLALNEPGTVYATTDGSDPVSSASRVTLAGGGSVTLAGSGTVRAYAVDTAGNASAPQSYAYTLTAAPDTAVAFSSVGTQDGYVAANTPSATTGGYVVASGGVSVGDNADAPWKGVLSFDTSSLPDGATVTGATLTVRYSLAPNGNPWAGGATLWVDMRSGCLGASCALGTDDFAAAVTAAGVASFAAPAGTAAGTTLSAPLNASGLAAINRAGSTQLRLAFTGGTARSNGLSDYLTLGEGTQVTLNVTYR; from the coding sequence ATGAACCGCGCCGCCCTGCTGTCTCTTCCACTGCTGCTGGCTGCCTGCGCGCAGGCTCCGTCCTCTCCCCTGTCGTCCCCACTGCACGCTCAGGCGACCGGTTCCACGACCACGGGCAGCGCCACCGGGGCGGGCGTGACCCGCAACTACACGCTGTACACCCCCGCGGCCGGGGCGGGCGCGGCGCGGCCCCTGATGGTCATGCTACACGGCTGCACGCAGTCGCCGGCGGATTTCGCGGCGGGGACGCGCATGAACGATCTGGCGGACACGCAGGGCTTCCTGGTCGTGTACCCGGAGCAGCCAGCAACGGCCAACCAGAACAAGTGCTGGAACTGGTTCGATCCGGCACATCAGGCGCGCGGGCAGGGGGAACCGGCGGCGATCAAGGCGGTCGTGGACGCCGTGAAGGGCAAGGTGAACGTGGACGCCGCGCGGGTGTACGTGGCGGGCCTGTCGGCGGGCGCGGCCATGAGCGTGATCATGGGGGCCACGTACCCGGACGTGTTCAGCGGCATCGGGGTCGCGTCGGGGCTGGAGTTCAAGGCGGCCACGAGTTCATCGGCGGCGTTCACGGCCATGAACAGCGGCGGCCCGAACCCGGACGCGCAGGGCACGGCGGCGTATGCGGCGATGGGGACGTTCAAACGGACGGTGCCGACCATCGTGTTCCACGGCAGCAGCGACTACACGGTGTACCCGGTGAACGGGGATCAGGTGGCGGCGCAGTGGGTGCAGACGAACGACCTCGCGGACGACGGGCAGGACAACGGCAGTCGCAGCACCGCGCAGGTGACGACGCGTTCGGGCACGGTCAGCGGGGGCCGGGCGTACAGCGTGAAGACCTTCGCGGGGGGCGTGGTCGAGCAGTGGTCGGTGACGGGCATGGGGCACGCCTGGAGTGGCGGGAGTACCGCCGGGTCGTACACGGATCCGAAAGGGCCGGACGCCAGCGCGGAGCTGTGGCGTTTCTTCAGCGCGGGGTCGGGGGGTGGGGGCGGCACGACGCCGGACACGACCGCGCCGGTCGTGAGCGTGTCGCCCGCACCGGGCACGTACGTGGGGCCGCTGACCGTCACGCTGGCCCTGAACGAGCCGGGCACGGTGTATGCCACCACGGACGGCAGCGATCCGGTCAGCAGTGCCTCGCGGGTGACGCTGGCGGGCGGCGGGAGCGTCACGCTGGCGGGCAGCGGCACGGTGCGGGCGTACGCGGTGGACACGGCGGGGAACGCGTCGGCCCCGCAGTCGTACGCGTACACGCTGACAGCCGCGCCGGACACGGCGGTAGCCTTCAGTTCGGTGGGGACGCAGGACGGGTACGTGGCGGCGAACACGCCGTCCGCTACGACCGGCGGGTACGTCGTCGCGTCGGGCGGGGTCAGTGTGGGGGACAACGCGGACGCCCCGTGGAAGGGCGTGCTGTCGTTCGACACGTCCAGCCTGCCGGACGGCGCGACCGTGACCGGCGCAACCCTGACGGTGCGCTACAGCCTCGCGCCGAACGGCAATCCCTGGGCGGGCGGCGCGACGCTGTGGGTCGACATGCGGAGCGGCTGCCTGGGCGCCTCCTGCGCGCTGGGCACGGATGATTTCGCGGCGGCCGTCACGGCGGCCGGTGTCGCCTCCTTCGCGGCCCCTGCGGGCACGGCGGCGGGCACCACCCTCAGCGCGCCGCTGAACGCCTCTGGCCTCGCGGCGATCAACCGGGCGGGCAGCACGCAGCTGCGTCTGGCCTTCACGGGCGGCACGGCGCGCAGCAACGGCCTGAGCGACTACCTCACGCTGGGCGAGGGCACGCAGGTCACGCTGAACGTCACGTACCGCTGA
- a CDS encoding ABC transporter ATP-binding protein translates to MTRPDTDAYQKGFDAHLVRRILHYVRPYLPLVIGGVLLALLISLASPLFALIQRHAIDSYLSPLAQGQARSRDALISGLTTTALAYMGLKVVEFALQYGFILTIGYLGQNVLRDIRADVFGKLQRLHLAYFDQNPVGRLITRVTSDVDAINQFITGGLVSLIQSTFIIVVYVVIMLSVNWRLALISFTVLPVLFLATRFFQTRLRDSFRVTRTQQAIVNSKLNENITGMLTVQLFARQKRSALDFNLSNRALLSANENSVKWFSLFMPVVAVLSQVAVALILYFAARQILGVDGVVAGAITVGTLFAFVQLSQQLFQPIQDLADVFNNLQAAMASSERIFGVLDTEEAIQDRVGAKTLPDFQGRVTFEGVWFAYDQSVTGTTPDTDDRWILRGIDLDIREGESVALVGATGAGKTSVTALVSRFYDVQRGAVKVDGVNVCDLQQHDLRKHVGVVLQDVFLFAGTIESNLTLNNPDIPHERVVEACRYVGVHDYILSLEHGYQTEVRERGATLSTGQKQLLAFARALIQNPDILLVLDEATANVDTETELRIQAALERVMRGRTSIIIAHRLSTIEHCDRIVVMRKGRIVEQGSHRQLLDKGGYYARLHRLQYAQGDAAD, encoded by the coding sequence ATGACCCGCCCCGATACCGACGCCTACCAGAAGGGCTTCGATGCCCACCTCGTGCGGCGCATCCTGCACTACGTCCGCCCGTACCTGCCGCTCGTGATCGGCGGGGTGCTGCTGGCCCTGCTGATCTCGCTGGCCTCGCCGCTGTTCGCGCTCATCCAGCGGCACGCCATCGACTCGTACCTCTCACCGCTGGCGCAGGGGCAGGCCAGGAGCCGTGACGCCCTGATCAGCGGCCTGACCACCACCGCCCTGGCCTACATGGGCCTGAAAGTCGTGGAATTCGCGCTGCAGTACGGCTTCATCCTCACCATCGGCTACCTGGGCCAGAACGTCCTGCGCGACATCCGCGCCGACGTGTTCGGCAAGCTCCAGCGGCTGCACCTCGCGTACTTCGACCAGAACCCCGTCGGGCGCCTGATCACCCGCGTGACCAGCGACGTGGACGCCATCAACCAGTTCATCACCGGCGGCCTCGTCAGCCTGATCCAGAGCACCTTCATCATCGTCGTGTACGTCGTGATCATGCTCAGCGTGAACTGGCGCCTGGCGCTGATCTCGTTCACGGTGCTGCCCGTCCTGTTCCTCGCCACCCGCTTCTTCCAGACCCGCCTGCGCGACTCGTTCCGCGTGACCCGCACCCAGCAGGCCATCGTGAACAGCAAACTGAACGAGAACATCACCGGCATGCTCACCGTGCAGCTGTTCGCCCGGCAGAAACGCAGCGCGCTGGACTTCAACCTCAGCAACCGCGCCCTGCTGAGCGCCAACGAGAACAGCGTCAAGTGGTTCTCGCTGTTCATGCCCGTCGTGGCCGTGCTCAGCCAGGTCGCCGTGGCGCTGATCCTGTACTTCGCCGCCCGGCAGATCCTCGGCGTGGACGGCGTGGTCGCCGGGGCCATCACGGTCGGGACACTGTTCGCGTTCGTGCAGCTCTCGCAGCAGCTGTTCCAGCCCATCCAGGATCTCGCGGACGTGTTCAACAACCTCCAGGCGGCCATGGCCAGCAGCGAACGCATCTTCGGCGTGCTCGACACCGAGGAAGCCATCCAGGACAGAGTCGGCGCCAAGACGCTGCCGGACTTCCAGGGCCGCGTCACCTTCGAGGGGGTCTGGTTCGCGTACGACCAGAGCGTCACCGGGACCACCCCCGACACCGACGACCGCTGGATCCTGCGCGGCATCGACCTCGACATCAGGGAAGGCGAGAGCGTCGCCCTGGTCGGCGCGACCGGCGCGGGGAAGACCAGCGTCACCGCCCTGGTCAGCCGCTTCTACGACGTGCAGCGCGGCGCGGTGAAGGTGGACGGCGTGAACGTCTGCGACCTGCAGCAGCACGACCTGCGCAAACACGTGGGCGTCGTGCTGCAGGACGTCTTTCTCTTCGCGGGCACCATCGAGAGCAACCTCACCCTCAACAACCCCGACATTCCCCACGAGCGCGTCGTGGAAGCCTGCCGCTACGTCGGCGTGCACGACTACATCCTCAGTCTCGAACACGGCTACCAGACCGAGGTGCGCGAACGCGGCGCGACCCTGAGCACCGGGCAGAAGCAGCTGCTGGCCTTCGCCCGCGCGCTCATCCAGAACCCCGACATCCTGCTCGTGCTCGACGAGGCCACCGCCAACGTGGACACCGAAACCGAACTGCGCATCCAGGCCGCGCTGGAACGCGTCATGCGCGGCCGCACCAGCATCATCATCGCCCACCGCCTCAGCACCATCGAACACTGCGACCGAATTGTCGTGATGCGTAAGGGCCGCATCGTCGAGCAGGGCAGCCACCGCCAGCTGCTCGACAAGGGCGGCTACTACGCCCGCCTGCACCGCCTCCAGTACGCGCAGGGGGACGCCGCCGACTGA
- a CDS encoding ABC transporter ATP-binding protein, translating to MDSFRTLLPYLRLHTRQYVIGLIAVAIATAVNLIPFYLIRLTIDGLTGQVDGNPATPGLTVATAGMYALGVVAAAVTAGFFMLVMRRNIVVASRQSEYEIRRDLFAHLQTLDKHYYDRARTGDLMNRLTGDLSAVREMLGFGAWQIVNIAAGFLSAFTVMFSLSWQLALIVVAIVPVIVGVLSYLARQINVRHRLAQEQNSLISARAQENFSGARVVKGYAIEDREIEDYRAMNLELLRRNIALTKVDGPLRSFMSLLLGLAFGLILLVGGRLILEPGSTFTVGMFVQFVGTLERLTFPMLMIGWITSIAQRGLASWLRLKEIFDAQPLVRDEPGRADSRLQTLRGDISLDHVTLRYGQTTVLNDVTLNVPAGTFLGITGPTGSGKTVLGQLLTRAMDPTSGTVRIDGHDLRTIPLGALRDAISVVPQEPFLFGDSIANNIGFGIEARDLPGVPTGVSVVGAPPPDDIPQTPDPARVRDAARLAGLLDDVEDFPQGFDTMLGERGVTLSGGQRQRTAIARAIVREPAILILDDSLSAVDTETERRIVDGLREVSRGRTVILIAHRVSTLRHADQIIVLEGGRLTEQGSHDDLLAQGGHYAQLERLQRLASDLDGDDDPVADPETAADQLEHLTQPQKVNR from the coding sequence TTGGACAGTTTCCGCACCCTGCTCCCGTACCTGCGCCTGCACACGCGCCAGTACGTGATCGGGCTCATCGCCGTGGCCATCGCCACCGCCGTGAACCTGATTCCCTTCTACCTCATCCGCCTGACCATCGACGGCCTGACCGGACAGGTGGACGGCAACCCCGCCACGCCCGGCCTGACCGTCGCCACCGCCGGCATGTACGCGCTGGGCGTCGTGGCCGCCGCCGTCACCGCGGGCTTTTTCATGCTGGTCATGCGCCGCAACATCGTCGTGGCGTCCCGCCAGTCCGAGTACGAGATCCGCCGCGACCTGTTCGCGCACCTGCAGACCCTCGACAAGCACTACTACGACCGCGCCCGCACCGGCGACCTGATGAACCGCCTGACCGGGGACCTGAGCGCCGTGCGCGAGATGCTGGGCTTCGGCGCGTGGCAGATCGTGAACATCGCGGCGGGCTTCCTCTCGGCCTTCACGGTGATGTTCAGCCTGAGCTGGCAGCTGGCGCTGATCGTCGTGGCGATCGTGCCGGTCATCGTGGGCGTCCTGTCGTACCTCGCGCGGCAGATCAACGTCCGCCACCGCCTCGCGCAGGAACAGAACTCGCTGATCTCCGCCCGGGCGCAGGAGAACTTCAGCGGCGCGCGCGTCGTCAAGGGCTACGCCATCGAGGACCGCGAGATCGAGGACTACCGCGCCATGAACCTCGAACTCCTGCGCCGCAACATCGCCCTGACCAAGGTGGACGGCCCGCTGCGCTCCTTCATGAGTCTGCTGCTGGGCCTCGCGTTCGGGCTGATCCTGCTCGTGGGCGGACGCCTGATCCTGGAACCCGGCAGCACCTTCACGGTCGGGATGTTCGTGCAGTTCGTCGGCACCCTGGAACGCCTGACCTTCCCCATGCTGATGATCGGCTGGATCACCAGCATCGCGCAGCGCGGCCTGGCCTCCTGGCTGCGCCTGAAGGAGATCTTCGACGCCCAGCCCCTCGTGCGCGACGAGCCCGGGCGGGCCGACAGCCGCCTCCAGACCCTGCGCGGCGATATCAGCCTGGACCACGTCACGCTGCGCTACGGCCAGACCACCGTCCTGAACGACGTGACCCTGAACGTGCCCGCCGGGACCTTCCTGGGCATCACCGGTCCCACCGGCAGCGGCAAGACCGTCCTGGGTCAGCTGCTGACCCGCGCCATGGACCCCACGAGCGGCACCGTGCGCATCGACGGGCATGACCTGCGCACCATCCCCCTGGGCGCGCTGCGCGACGCGATCAGCGTGGTGCCGCAGGAGCCCTTCCTGTTCGGTGACAGCATCGCCAACAACATCGGCTTCGGCATCGAGGCCCGTGACCTGCCGGGCGTGCCCACCGGCGTCAGCGTGGTCGGCGCGCCCCCACCCGACGACATCCCCCAGACGCCCGACCCGGCCCGCGTGCGCGACGCCGCGCGCCTAGCGGGGCTGCTGGACGACGTGGAGGACTTCCCGCAGGGCTTCGACACCATGCTCGGCGAGCGCGGCGTCACCCTCAGCGGCGGCCAGCGCCAGCGCACCGCCATCGCCCGCGCGATCGTGCGTGAACCCGCCATCCTGATCCTCGACGACTCGCTGAGCGCCGTGGACACCGAGACCGAACGCCGCATCGTGGACGGCCTGCGCGAGGTCAGCCGGGGCCGCACCGTCATCCTGATCGCCCACCGCGTCAGCACCCTGCGCCACGCCGACCAGATCATCGTGCTCGAGGGCGGCCGCCTGACCGAACAGGGCAGCCACGACGACCTGCTGGCGCAGGGCGGCCACTACGCGCAGCTCGAGCGCCTCCAGCGCCTCGCCAGTGACCTCGACGGCGACGACGACCCCGTGGCCGACCCCGAAACGGCTGCCGACCAGCTCGAACACCTGACTCAGCCCCAGAAGGTGAACCGATGA
- the tuf gene encoding elongation factor Tu produces MAKGTFERTKPHVNVGTIGHVDHGKTTLTAAITFTAAAMDPTIEKLAYDQIDKAPEEKARGITINTAHVEYNTPTRHYSHVDCPGHADYVKNMITGAAQMDGAILVVSSADGPMPQTREHILLARQVGVPYIVVFMNKVDMVDDEELLELVEMEVRELLSKYEFPGDDLPVIKGSALQALEALQANPKTARGEDKWVDRIWELLDAVDSYIPTPERATDKTFLMPVEDVFTITGRGTVATGRVERGVVKVQDEVEIIGLRDTKKTTVTGIEMHRKLLDSGMAGDNVGVLLRGVARDDVERGQVLAKPGSIKPHTKFEASVYVLSKDEGGRHSAFFGGYRPQFYFRTTDVTGVVELPEGVEMVMPGDNITFVVELIKPIAMEEGLRFAIREGGRTVGAGVVAKVIE; encoded by the coding sequence ATGGCTAAAGGAACGTTCGAGCGCACGAAGCCCCACGTGAACGTGGGCACCATCGGTCACGTCGACCACGGCAAGACCACCCTGACCGCCGCGATCACCTTCACGGCCGCCGCGATGGACCCCACCATCGAAAAACTGGCCTACGACCAGATCGACAAGGCCCCCGAAGAAAAAGCCCGCGGCATCACCATCAACACCGCCCACGTCGAATACAACACCCCCACCCGCCACTACAGCCACGTCGACTGCCCCGGCCACGCCGACTACGTCAAGAACATGATCACCGGTGCCGCCCAGATGGACGGCGCGATCCTCGTCGTGTCCAGCGCTGACGGCCCCATGCCCCAGACCCGCGAGCACATCCTGCTCGCCCGTCAGGTCGGCGTGCCCTACATCGTCGTGTTCATGAACAAAGTGGACATGGTCGACGACGAAGAGCTCCTCGAGCTCGTCGAAATGGAAGTCCGCGAACTGCTGAGCAAGTACGAGTTCCCCGGCGACGACCTGCCCGTCATCAAGGGCAGCGCGCTGCAGGCCCTCGAAGCCCTGCAGGCCAACCCCAAGACCGCCCGCGGCGAAGACAAGTGGGTTGACCGCATCTGGGAACTGCTCGACGCGGTAGACAGCTACATCCCCACCCCCGAGCGCGCCACCGACAAGACCTTCCTGATGCCCGTCGAAGACGTGTTCACGATCACCGGTCGTGGCACCGTGGCCACCGGCCGCGTGGAACGTGGCGTCGTGAAGGTCCAGGACGAAGTGGAAATCATCGGTCTGCGCGACACGAAGAAGACCACCGTCACCGGGATCGAAATGCACCGCAAGCTGCTTGACAGCGGCATGGCGGGCGACAACGTGGGCGTGCTGCTGCGCGGCGTGGCGCGTGACGACGTGGAACGCGGCCAGGTGCTGGCGAAGCCCGGCAGCATCAAGCCGCACACGAAGTTCGAAGCCAGCGTGTACGTGCTGAGCAAGGACGAAGGCGGGCGTCACAGCGCGTTCTTCGGCGGGTACCGCCCGCAGTTCTACTTCCGCACGACGGACGTGACGGGCGTGGTGGAACTGCCCGAAGGCGTGGAAATGGTCATGCCCGGTGACAACATCACGTTCGTGGTGGAACTGATCAAGCCGATCGCGATGGAAGAGGGCCTGCGCTTCGCCATCCGCGAAGGTGGCCGTACCGTCGGCGCCGGCGTCGTCGCCAAGGTCATCGAGTAA